GGTCTTTTGGAAAGTAAAACAAAAGCCGGGTAAGCCACTCTTTTTTGCTGAATATTCTCACACCGAAAAAGATCATCGTTGTTATTTGTTGGGGTTACCGGGTAATCCGGCTGCGGTCTATGTATCAATGCAAGTTTACGGGAAAGCATTGCTCGACACTTTGCAGGGAAATCAAACAGGGCCAGAATGGTTTAGTGCAATTTTAGATCATGATTTAAAAGAAGATGCGCGTGAACGTTTTCTACGAATGCATGCTTATTTTGACAATGGACAACTTAAAGTTAAAAGTCTGGCAAAACAGCAATCACACATGCTCAGTAATTTAATGCAGGCCAATTGTCTGGTGCGAATTCCAGCAATTGTGAAACTAGAAGCAGACCATATATTGAAGGGTGTATTCATTTCAAATTAATGATGAGAAATGATAGATATAACTCACTATACAATTGGGTGAGTTATATTTGTTAAGTGAATTTATATAATAACTTTCTTTTTTTTATAATAAAAATTCTTTTATAAGATTGATAAGAAGTTATTTTTATAATGAATCTTGCATAAATCGTGTTAAGTGGTTTAGGGTATAAACAATAGGGCCGTTAGGCTAGGAAATATCGAGGAACGCATAAAGATGAAATGGGATGACATCGGTGATCAACCTTGTTCGGTTGCTCGTATGCTATCAGTGATTGGCGATCGATGGACGATGCTAATATTACGTAATGCTTTTATGGGAATACGCCGTTTTGACGATTTTCAAAAATCATTAGGCGTAACTCGTCATGTCCTTTCAGATCGTTTAAAGCGTTTGGTTGAATATGAAATTTTAGCCAAAGCTCCTTATTTTGATCGTCAAGAACGCTTTGAATATCGACTTACTGATAAGGGGTTTGAACTTTATCCGATTATTTTGTCTATGGCGAATTGGGCAGATAAATGGATGGATCAAGGTTTAGGTAAACCTTTAGAGTATCGTCATAAAACTTGTGGCCATAAATTTGAGCCAGTCATGGTATGTTCGGTTTGCCGTGAACCTTTACATGCAAAACAAGTTCAAGTTTCAGCTGGGCCAGGTTATTTTGCATATATTGAACAAAAACAGAAACAAGCTTAATTTTCCTTGTTACCCATTATGAAGACTCTGGTTGAATTGCATCAGCTAGAGTCTTATAAATGTAATCATGATTTGACTGTGTCACATTAAAACGTATGAATTGACCAGCATTGGAGGCTTGGCTAAATGCATTGCCTGGTGCAAGAATAACTTGATGGTTAATACAATATTTCGCAATTTTTGAAGCTTCAACACCCTCTGGTAAATGACACCAAACAAAAATTCCCGCTTGAGGCTTAATCCATGGCTTTATGCCCAAAGGTTCTAGTTTGGTAATGGTGTCGTGCATCGCTTTTGTTAAACGAACTTTTAGTAATTCTATATGTTTACGATAAGATCCATCAGTTAAAGCACTTAATAAAACTTCAGCAGACACGCCATTGTGAGAAAAGCTTGTGGCAATTTTTAGGTCAGTGAGCTGATCAATCCATTCTGGTTTCGCAATAATATAACCACAGCGAATAGATGCTGATAACGTTTTAGAAAAACTTCCAATAAAAATTACACGTGAAAGATTATCCAACGCAGCAAGCCGAGGAGCAGCGTTATATTCAAAATCTGAAAAAATATCATCTTCAACGACAATCAAATTAGATTGCTCAATAAGCTTTAATAATTGATGTGCCGTAGAAAGAGAAAGTACTGCTCCAGTTGGATTGTGAATTCCTGAGTTGGTGATATAAAGACGTGGATTATAAGTCTCAATTGCTTCTTTAAATGCCTCTAAGTCAGGGCCTGTTGGGGTGTAGGGAATACCAATAACTTTGACTTGATGGACTTTAAGTAATGCATGAAAGTTGAAATAACAAGGATCATCAATCAAAATGACATCATCGGGCTTTAGTAAAAATCGGCAAACCAAATCAATCGCTTGAGTTCCCGAATCAGTTAAAAGTACTTGGTTCAGATTCGCCTCAATACCTTTTGCTTGAGCACGCCTTGCCAGTAAATCGCGTAGAGCTGGTAATCCCAATGGTGTTGAATAACCCATTAAACAATCATCAGGGCTTTTCGCGGCCGTCCTTAAAGCTTTACGAATACTGTCTAATGGCATCCAGTCATCAGGTAGCCAACCGCAACCGGGCTTAAAAACATCTGCTTTAGCTTCCAAAGATTGACGTGAAATCCATAATGGATCGACTGAACGATCTAATTTAGGGCCTAATTCACTTAAAGAAAGAGGCGCGAGCGGGCCAACAATATAAAAACCAGATCCAGTTCTTGATTCGATCTTGCCTAAAGCAATTAATCTTTCATACGCTTCAACAACCGTTGAGACTGAAAAACCAAGATCATTTGCTAACTTACGAACAGAAGGCAAGCGTGCCCCCGGCAATAAAGATCGATTTTTTATTTGTTGTTCAATCTCTGAAATGACAATTTCAATTTTTGTTTTGTTCTGGTTCACGGGCTTAAAATCTCAACTGTACTGGCTGTTAATACATAACAGTTCTTTTAAATTGTACTGCTTTGTATCTGGTTTTATCACCTTAGCACAGCTTAAATTCTCCGTATAGTGACGGAGAAAATTATGAATAGGTTTATGAATGGCTGGGTGAATGGTTTTATTGGCGTGGCTATTTTTGCAGGGTCACTACCAGCAACACGTGTAGCGGTAATGGGGTTTGAACCCGGTTTTTTAACAGCAGCACGAGCTGCGATAGCTGGTATTTTAGGGCTTATTCTTATATTGGTTTTAAAACAAAAAAAGCCAGCCAAACAAGATTGGTGGCCTCTAGCCATTGTTGCTTTAGGGGTTGTGATCGGTTTTCCGTTGTTTACAGCACTTGCTCTACAGCACATGAATGCAGCTCATTCAATTGTCTTTGTTAGTCTTTTGCCACTTGCAACTGCAATATTTGCTGTACTCAGAGGTGGAGAAAAACCTAATCAATTTTTCTGGATATTTGCAGTTTTGGGAAGTGCTGTTGTTTTCGCCTATATGTTCTTCCTTTCTGGTGATACATCACTTGGAATAGGGGACTTTTATATGTTGATGGCAATTATTTTTTGTGGCTTTGGCTACGCAGAAGGTGGCGTACTTTCAAGAAAAATAGGCGGGTGGCAAGTCATTTGTTGGGCACTTATTTTGTCATTACCTTTTATGTTGTTACTTACTATTTTCTATATGCCAGCTTCATTCCAGAGTGTGTCTACATCAGCTCTAGTCGGTCTTATTTATGTGTCTTTGTTTAGTATGCTCATTGGCTTTTTCTTTTGGTACAAAGGACTGGCACAAGGCGGTATTGCTGCCATAAGCCAACTACAACTTTTACAGCCTTTAATGGGGCTTGCTATTGCAGCGGCTTTATTACACGAACATGTGAGCTGGTCAATGTTAGTGGTCACAGCAGCAACTATTTTATGTGTCGCTGCTGCTAAAAAGTTTACTTAACTTTATAAACAATTTGCTGGTTTAGGAACACCTGCCAAACGACTTAAATGACGGGCAACTAAACCAGTATTAAATTGTTGCTGTAAAACAGCGTTATTAATCTCTGGACTTACCGTTTTCATTAAAAACTTAATGAGAGGGCGGGTTGCTGGAGAGTGCCCAAACTGTTGATAAAACTGACGCACAGCAGCTAAAACTTCGAAATGCCATTCGGTTAATTCAATATCAAGTGACTTGGCAAGCTCTTGTGCAACTTCAGGATTCCAGATTGTATAATCAACCAAATGACCATCTTGGTCTAATTCTAAATTCATGAAACCAGCCTAAATATATTATTTAAAAGAAATACAGCGATTAAATGTTAAAACAAGATCTGCAAATTGATCATAGTCCAATACATTTATCTGAGCTAAAGTATCCGTATCGATTAAATCTTTTTCGATACTTAAGCATGAAACAGATTTAAACGGTTGAATCATTTCAGCTGAAAGCCGCGCAACAGAATCACCCATAAAAATAATCTGGTCACCTTCTTGATAAAGGTTACCTAATTCATCAATAACATTTGCTGTATTGTGATAAGCAGATTGCACGAGATAAAGTGTTGATGGATTCATTAAAATTACACCTTCATCTACCAATATAAGACATGGTCAAAAGACTGAATGAACTCATTATTCAACTGAATGAATTCGAGCTCTTGTTCTGTTTGCTGAACAAAAGGATTTTGCTGATTTTTGCTTTCAATAAGAATTGGGCTTAAGTCATAAAATTCAAAGCTTTCGACCATATTTGATGCGACTTTGAAAGCATGATGAAGTTGGCTAAAGCTTAAGTCATTTTGTAAAAGACTAAGCGCAGCATCTTTCAATAATACTTTGACTGGTGAGCCAAAGGTTGCTAAAACCATAGTAGCAGAGAGGCTTTCATTGATTTGCAGACTGGTTAAGTTGGCTTGGCTTAAAATGACGAGTACAGATTTCACACAATATACCTTTTAAAAGCAACAATCTAAGCAAACAAAGTAACTTAAAATTGAATAAGACGAGATGCTGACTGTACCGCATCAGCAAGTTCACCTAACCCGACCAGTTGAAAGTCTTTGGCAAGGTTGTGATGAGTAAGGTGATGGCGACTGGCATTTTCTGCATCGGTAATACCACGAGCGAGGGCAGCACTCACACATACAGGAAGTCGAATCGCAAGCTTTTGCCATTCATGCGTTAAATTACGCTGGTCGTCAGGAACCCATTGAAAATCATTAGCAACCTGCACGCCATCTTGGTAAAAGAATACACGAAAGTCTTCATTTTTACTTTTGAGTGCCTGAGCAAGTCCTAACGCATGCCAAGCATGAATGGAAGTAGGAGCAGAGGTAATTAGTAGTAATGTACTCATTGAGAATTCACTATGGTCATACGTCTAAATGGGCGTAGATGCATTAAGAGAAAGGTAAGTATACAATGATTTTAGTGACAGGTGGTTTAGGCTTTATCGGTTCACACATTGCTTTGAGTCTCATGGCTCAGGGTCAAGAAGTGGTCATTGTCGATAATTTGGCTAATTCGACCTTGCAAACGCTGGAACGCCTAGAGTTTATTTCTGGGATGTACGTTCCATTTGTTAAACTTGATGTACGTAATACACCAGCATTGAATAAGGTCTTCGAACAATATTCAATCGATGCGGTTATTCATACTGCTGGATTTAAATCAATTGAAGAATCTAATCTTAAACCTCTTGAATATTATAATGATAATGTAAGTTGCATCATGAGTTTACTACGTGCCATGCAACGCACAGGTGTTCGTCACTTTATTCATTTGTCTAGCCTTGCAGCTTATGGAAAATCTGGTCTGCAATTAAGCGAAACAGACGAATTCAACTATGCTTATCCTAACCCTTATATTAAGTCTCAACAGATGATTGAAGAAATTATCCGTGATACTTATAAAATTGATCATGAGTGGAAAATTGCGATCTTGCGCTTATCTAATATTGTAGGTGCATTTGAACATGGGGTGCTCGGAGAGTATGTCGCACAGCTCCCTAAAAATATTGTACCGCTTGCCATGCAAGTTGCAGCAATGCAACGTGATTTGATTGAATTACAAGATCAAGCTGAAACATCAGATCATACGACTGAACGTAGTTTTCTACACGTTTTAGATGTGTGTGAAGCTGTAACTGCAAGCTTACATTGGCTACGTGATCAAACACATTGTTGTGAGGCGTTTAATATTGCCCATGACCAAGTTCACTCTGTTCGTCAATTACTAGATGAAATTTCGCAAGTAACCCAAGCTGAAATTGCGACTCAACCTGCGATTTACAAACATGTTGAGTTAAGTCAAGTTGGGGCAGACATAACCAAAGCAAAAACATTATTGAACTGGACACCTAAGCGCCCGTTAAAACAAATGATTGAAGATGAATGGCGCTTTTATCAAAATACATTAAATGGAAGATAAGATAATGATTCTTATTTACAATAACGGAATGCTTGAGTACGATATTAGAAATTAACTAGCCAGAGCAAATACTTGCTTCAGCCCGTAAGTTCTTTAACCAGACAACTGAGGTTTCTATGCAAACACGAATTGAACATGACACTATGGGTGAGATTGAAGTTCCAAATGAAGCATTGTGGGGGGCACAGACTCAACGCAGCTTACAGAACTTTAAAATCGGGCAGGAACGATTACCCCGTGCCATGATTCGAGCAATGGGGCTGGTGAAAAAAGCTGCTGCGATAACTAATGCTGAACTTGAACAGTTACCGCAAGATTTGAGCCAATATATTGTGGGTGCAGCTGAAGAAGTAATTGATGGTAAATGGGATTCACAGTTTCCTTTAGTGGTCTGGCAGACAGGTTCTGGTACGCAAAGTAACATGAACTGTAATGAAGTGATTGCCAATATTGCCAACCAAAAATTAGGTCAAGTGTTGGGTGCACAAAAACCAGTACATCCAAATGATCATGTCAACCGTGCTCAATCAACGAACGATTCATTTCCAACTGCTATTCACGTGGCAGCAAGTTTGCAAATTAATGAATTACTTATTCCTGCCGTAGAGCAGCTTAAAGCGACTTTGCAAAAAAAATCAGATGAGTTTCAGTCTATTGTTAAAATTGGTCGTACCCATTTACAAGACGCAACTCCATTAACATTGGGTCAAGAATTTAGTGGTTATGTCTCTCAGCTTGAGCATGGATTAGTTCGGTTGCAACAGGCATTGACAGGTTTATATGAGTTACCATTGGGTGGTACTGCGGTAGGTACGGGGTTAAATGCACATCCTGATTATGCAGTGAAAGCAGCCGATCAACTTGCTTTGCTCACAGGCTTACCATTTGTGACTGCTCCAAACAAATTTGAAGCACTTGCAGGACGTGATGCTGCTGTTTTTGCTTCTGGTGCATTAAAAACGCTTGCAGTCAGTTTAAATAAAATTGCAAACGATATTCGTTGGTTGGCCAGTGGTCCACGTTGTGGTTTCGGTGAAATCCGCATTCCAGAAAATGAACCTGGTTCAAGCATTATGCCGGGTAAAGTAAACCCAACACAAAGTGAAGCAATGACCATGGTTGTTGCGCAAGTGCTTGGAAATGATACGACCATTAATGTGGCTGGTGCTTCAGGTAACTTTGAATTAAACGTATTTATGCCTGTGATTGCCTACAACTTATTGCAGTCTATTCAATTACTTGGTGATGCATGTAATAGTTTTAATGATCATTGTGCGGTAGGAATTGAACCTAATCAGGATAAAATTGATCACTTCTTACATAACTCTCTCATGTTGGTCACTGCTTTAAACCCAGTGATTGGTTATGAAAATTCTGCAAAAGTTGCCAAGACTGCCTACAAGGAAAATAAAACTTTGAAGCAGGTTGCTGTTGAGCTTGGTTTAGTTACAGCAGAACAATTTGATGAAGTGGTTAAACCTGAAAAAATGGTTTCACCAAATAGTAAATAATCTCTCCTAATGGGCTTTTTTCTTAGCAAATACTTCTGTAATATCCGTGAGTTGCTAAGTACAACAAAAGTCCTGAATGATCAGCGCAAAAAATCATAAGGGGAAGGCCTGCTTGAAAAAGTAGGCTTTTTTTATACCTTGAAATATAGATGTCATATCTAGACTTTATTTTTGCTACGTTATTTTATTTTAAGTTCAAATAAATGAAAAAGACTAAATCAATAGCTGTTTTAGCAGTAATAACTTGTGCCTTGTCGGGTTGTCTACAAATGTTTCCACCTACTGTAGCTGAGCTGAATCCAGGGGTTTATCAACTTCATGCTCAAAGTAATGCATTTGGTTCAAGAGAAGCTTTGAGGGCAAAGTTAATCGGTAAAGCAGAAGAAATATGTAAAGATAAGGGTTTTGATGAGTTGGATAGTAATAACAAAATCGTAAATCATCATACTGTCTATAATTCAGGAATGCTTATTCCAGTGAATACCAAAGCAGCCGTTTTGAAAGTTAAGTGTAAAGATTAATTTAAATAGTAGTTAAGTCATTCGAGACTTAATTTTGTTAGACATCTGGCAGTATAAAAAACTGACTAGATATCGACTAATGGCGGGGTTTTTTATTGTTAAGTATTTCTGTAATATCTGTATATAAGTTTAGCGCTGAATGATTAGTGTTAGAAATCAAAAGAAGGGGTGGATCTTTTTAAATAAGTATATATTTTTTGGTTTTAAACGTTTGAATTAATTTGTATTTGTATTTGTATTTGTATTTGTGGAGTTTGGGTGTTAATAAATTGGAAAATGACGGTATGTATCTTTCCAATTCTGGTTTTAAGCAACTTTTTCTTTTGGCTTATTTTTGGTTGGAAAGAGGAACCAGCTTTTTTTATTAATTAAGAAAAAACATAATTTTTTAGATGGAATTTAAACAGTGATGTATACAATTAGATATGTTCATCGGAACAATACTTACTATATCGCTTCGAATATCGAAGGAAATTTTATTATTCTTGAATCAATGGATTCAGAATTTCGTATGGGCCATCAAATTTCTTATGATGGTGAGAAGGTGTTTAACCTTACTTTGAATGATGAAACTGATGCAGTCATTAAATTAGAGAGTAATGAAAAAACAGCATACGAATACTTACTTTCAGTTAAATAAATTAGTTTTTTATGATGACTTATTTCTTTCAGAAATAGGTATGCTTAAAAGATATTTCATACAATAAAAGTTAAAAAGTTTTGTTTTTATTGAAAAAGCTATGGTATGGTTATTTACGCTTTAATTTTGGGCAGTTAAAACAAATGAACTGTTTATTAAATAAAATCACCACCACCACGACCTCTAAAGAAGGCTGTGTGTGATTTTTATTAAAGTGACTTAATAAGATAACTAAACCCAGCCAATAATGGCTGGGTTAATTTTTCTCTGTTCATTATTGGTTTTTGCAGAGAGAAATTATGGAAAACCTCAGTAGTAACTCAAAATCGGCTTTATTGGTCATTGATATGCAAAATGGCCTATTTAACGGCCAGTCTAAGCCGCATAATGCTCAACTCGTACTTTCAAATATTCTTAGCCTTATTGAATATTGCCGCTTGAATGAGAGACCAATTATCTTCATTCGGCATGTTGGTGAAAAAGGCACACCATTAGATCCAAGTGGGCCGAACACTCAACTGATTAAAGAGTTATCCGTTAATCTAAATGCGGATACAGTCATTGAAAAAATGTATCCTAGTGGCTTTAAAAATACTGTTTTAAAAGAAGTGTTAGAGAAGCTTGATGTTGATGAAATCATCATTACTGGGATGAAAACTGAGTATTGTATTGATACAACTGTTAGGGCTGCTTCTGAGTACGGATATAAATTGATATTAATTTCAGATGCACATACAACAACTGATTCAGCAGCTTTAAATGCTCAGCAAATAATTGAGCATCATAACGAAGTTTTAAGTAATGCTTTTGCTAAGTTAAAAACGGCAGAAGAGTTCATTTCTTAAATTTAATTTAGAAGTAAGCCGAACAATTTTATTCAAAAGTTTTATTAGTTGTCTCTATTAAGACATAACAGCCTCTGTTGAAGCATAGTGATTGGTAGGTTTTTAGCAGTAACAAGAATTGAATCTGTATCAACAAAAAGCTCTTTTGGGAGGGCTTTTTATCAAGACGGGATAAGTTTCACTAATTAATGGCGAATTAGCGTTGAATAAGCTGTCATAATTGTTAAAATGCCCACCTTGTCCTGTTTTTATTTTGCATTTATTTTGCGAGATTAAAGATAAAGTAATTGAAAACAGAAGCTTAGCTAAGGATTTTTGAATGCTCTCTATTTATTTAACAGATACCCAACAACATGTGCAATTTAATGATTATCCCGGTGATCAGCCTGTTAAGTTTCTGTTAAATCTTAAAAAGATTTTCCCAAGTACAGGTGACCTGTTATTGCCAGTTTTACCTGATGATAATGATCTAGAAAATGTAACATGGGAATCAACTTCAGAAGACTTTGATGTGTTTAAAAAGCTATTGGCTGGATGGGGTGTTATTGAACTTCGTTTAAATGCAATTACGGCTTATAAAGATAAAAACTTTGCGAATGAGTTAGTGAAACAAGCTCAAGCGAAACGTAAGAAAACAGCACAAAAAAATCATCAACTCTCTTTGGTTGCACTTGATTATATTTTTATGCACGAAGTTCACGCATTGATTGATGCGGAATTGGTCACTATTGGTGAGAAATTTTATTTACCAACCTTGCGTGAGCAATGGAAGGGTACAGTTTCAGACCCAGTGCTCAATGGAAAACTCTAATTAAACACAAAAGGTGAATTTACGAAAATTCACCTTTTTTATTTTTATAATTAAATTAATGATTTATAACTTAAGAATTGCTGGTACAAAAGTTTACAAGAAAAGAATGCGTTTTTTTTAAAGTGGCAGATACATTGCTTATATAAATACAAAATTATTGCGGGAGAGAGGTTCGAAAGAACCCGCCGAAGGAGCAACAAGCCCGGAAACTCTCAGGCAGAAGGACTGTAATAATTAAAAAATCTGGAGAGAAGCTTAGATTTATAAGAATTGAAAATAATAACTTATAAATTATAAACTCACCGAAGGGGAAGATCTAAACGTTAAAAGGTAACGTTGGGGTCGAAACTCTCAGGTACCAATGACAGATGGGCTGTACTGATGAAATGTTTTGCATTTCTGAGGAGTCTGTTATGCCACATGTTATTGTGATAGGTGCGGGAATCACAGGGGTTACCTCTGCCTATGAATTATCACAACTGGGTTATCAAGTCACAGTGATTGATCGACATCTATATCCTGCAATGGAAACATCATTTGCCAATGGAGGGCAATTATCGGCTTGTAATGCCGAAGTATGGAACCAAAAAGCCACTGTAGTTAAGGGCTTTAAATGGATGAGACAAAAAGATGCACCGCTATTGCTGAACCCTTCATTTAGTTTGCATAAGTATAGCTGGCTGGTTGAGTTTTTATCCCATATTAAACACTATGAAGCGAATACGATTGAGACGGTCCGATTGGCGTTACTCGCTCGTAAACGCTTGTTTGAAGTTGCAGAAAAAGAGCAGCTTCAGTTTGATTTGGAGAAACGTGGCATTCTTCATATGTATCATAGTAAGGCTGATTACGAGGTTGCTAAGCAAGTCAATGATGTCTTGAATAAAGGTAAATTGGAGCGTTATTCGGTTTCACCTGATGAAATGAAAACGATAGAGCCATCGTTAACCGGTGAATATTTTGGTGGTTATTACACACCAAGTGATGCAACGGGGGATATTCATAAATATTCAACCTCTTTGGCTGAAAAGACTAAACAATACGGTGTTGAGTATAAGTTCGGTCTGGAAGTTACAGATATTAAGTGTCATCCAGACAAAGTGATTGTAAGTTGTCAGCCAAGTGCAGAGCATCCTTATCTTGTTGAATCCGATAGCATCCAAATCGAAGGTGATGTGCTTGTAGTGTGCGGTGGTGTGGGAAGTTATCAACTCGCCGATATGATTGGAGAGAGAGTAAATGTCTACCCAGTAAAAGGTTATTCAATTACCGTGCAATTAAAAGATGAGCAAAGTGTAAAGAATGCACCGTGGGTCAGCTTACTAGACGAGAGTGCTAAAATTGTGACTTCTCGTTTAGGTAAAGATCGGTTGCGTGTGGCGGGAACTGCTGAATTTAATGGTTACAACCGCGATATACGGGCTGATCGTATTCAACCTTTAGTAAATTGGGTAAACCGTAACTTTGATATTTCAACTGAGCACGTGGTG
This region of Acinetobacter sp. XS-4 genomic DNA includes:
- a CDS encoding TusE/DsrC/DsvC family sulfur relay protein, translating into MNLELDQDGHLVDYTIWNPEVAQELAKSLDIELTEWHFEVLAAVRQFYQQFGHSPATRPLIKFLMKTVSPEINNAVLQQQFNTGLVARHLSRLAGVPKPANCL
- the fumC gene encoding class II fumarate hydratase, yielding MQTRIEHDTMGEIEVPNEALWGAQTQRSLQNFKIGQERLPRAMIRAMGLVKKAAAITNAELEQLPQDLSQYIVGAAEEVIDGKWDSQFPLVVWQTGSGTQSNMNCNEVIANIANQKLGQVLGAQKPVHPNDHVNRAQSTNDSFPTAIHVAASLQINELLIPAVEQLKATLQKKSDEFQSIVKIGRTHLQDATPLTLGQEFSGYVSQLEHGLVRLQQALTGLYELPLGGTAVGTGLNAHPDYAVKAADQLALLTGLPFVTAPNKFEALAGRDAAVFASGALKTLAVSLNKIANDIRWLASGPRCGFGEIRIPENEPGSSIMPGKVNPTQSEAMTMVVAQVLGNDTTINVAGASGNFELNVFMPVIAYNLLQSIQLLGDACNSFNDHCAVGIEPNQDKIDHFLHNSLMLVTALNPVIGYENSAKVAKTAYKENKTLKQVAVELGLVTAEQFDEVVKPEKMVSPNSK
- the galE gene encoding UDP-glucose 4-epimerase GalE; protein product: MILVTGGLGFIGSHIALSLMAQGQEVVIVDNLANSTLQTLERLEFISGMYVPFVKLDVRNTPALNKVFEQYSIDAVIHTAGFKSIEESNLKPLEYYNDNVSCIMSLLRAMQRTGVRHFIHLSSLAAYGKSGLQLSETDEFNYAYPNPYIKSQQMIEEIIRDTYKIDHEWKIAILRLSNIVGAFEHGVLGEYVAQLPKNIVPLAMQVAAMQRDLIELQDQAETSDHTTERSFLHVLDVCEAVTASLHWLRDQTHCCEAFNIAHDQVHSVRQLLDEISQVTQAEIATQPAIYKHVELSQVGADITKAKTLLNWTPKRPLKQMIEDEWRFYQNTLNGR
- a CDS encoding PLP-dependent aminotransferase family protein, whose product is MNQNKTKIEIVISEIEQQIKNRSLLPGARLPSVRKLANDLGFSVSTVVEAYERLIALGKIESRTGSGFYIVGPLAPLSLSELGPKLDRSVDPLWISRQSLEAKADVFKPGCGWLPDDWMPLDSIRKALRTAAKSPDDCLMGYSTPLGLPALRDLLARRAQAKGIEANLNQVLLTDSGTQAIDLVCRFLLKPDDVILIDDPCYFNFHALLKVHQVKVIGIPYTPTGPDLEAFKEAIETYNPRLYITNSGIHNPTGAVLSLSTAHQLLKLIEQSNLIVVEDDIFSDFEYNAAPRLAALDNLSRVIFIGSFSKTLSASIRCGYIIAKPEWIDQLTDLKIATSFSHNGVSAEVLLSALTDGSYRKHIELLKVRLTKAMHDTITKLEPLGIKPWIKPQAGIFVWCHLPEGVEASKIAKYCINHQVILAPGNAFSQASNAGQFIRFNVTQSNHDYIYKTLADAIQPESS
- a CDS encoding DsrH/TusB family sulfur relay protein is translated as MNPSTLYLVQSAYHNTANVIDELGNLYQEGDQIIFMGDSVARLSAEMIQPFKSVSCLSIEKDLIDTDTLAQINVLDYDQFADLVLTFNRCISFK
- a CDS encoding DMT family transporter, with translation MNRFMNGWVNGFIGVAIFAGSLPATRVAVMGFEPGFLTAARAAIAGILGLILILVLKQKKPAKQDWWPLAIVALGVVIGFPLFTALALQHMNAAHSIVFVSLLPLATAIFAVLRGGEKPNQFFWIFAVLGSAVVFAYMFFLSGDTSLGIGDFYMLMAIIFCGFGYAEGGVLSRKIGGWQVICWALILSLPFMLLLTIFYMPASFQSVSTSALVGLIYVSLFSMLIGFFFWYKGLAQGGIAAISQLQLLQPLMGLAIAAALLHEHVSWSMLVVTAATILCVAAAKKFT
- a CDS encoding D-amino acid dehydrogenase — its product is MPHVIVIGAGITGVTSAYELSQLGYQVTVIDRHLYPAMETSFANGGQLSACNAEVWNQKATVVKGFKWMRQKDAPLLLNPSFSLHKYSWLVEFLSHIKHYEANTIETVRLALLARKRLFEVAEKEQLQFDLEKRGILHMYHSKADYEVAKQVNDVLNKGKLERYSVSPDEMKTIEPSLTGEYFGGYYTPSDATGDIHKYSTSLAEKTKQYGVEYKFGLEVTDIKCHPDKVIVSCQPSAEHPYLVESDSIQIEGDVLVVCGGVGSYQLADMIGERVNVYPVKGYSITVQLKDEQSVKNAPWVSLLDESAKIVTSRLGKDRLRVAGTAEFNGYNRDIRADRIQPLVNWVNRNFDISTEHVVPWAGLRPMMPNMLPVVKQSKQPRIFYNTGHGHLGWTLSAATAVLVGQDIAQKYPI
- the tusD gene encoding sulfurtransferase complex subunit TusD produces the protein MSTLLLITSAPTSIHAWHALGLAQALKSKNEDFRVFFYQDGVQVANDFQWVPDDQRNLTHEWQKLAIRLPVCVSAALARGITDAENASRHHLTHHNLAKDFQLVGLGELADAVQSASRLIQF
- a CDS encoding cysteine hydrolase family protein encodes the protein MENLSSNSKSALLVIDMQNGLFNGQSKPHNAQLVLSNILSLIEYCRLNERPIIFIRHVGEKGTPLDPSGPNTQLIKELSVNLNADTVIEKMYPSGFKNTVLKEVLEKLDVDEIIITGMKTEYCIDTTVRAASEYGYKLILISDAHTTTDSAALNAQQIIEHHNEVLSNAFAKLKTAEEFIS
- a CDS encoding helix-turn-helix domain-containing protein translates to MKWDDIGDQPCSVARMLSVIGDRWTMLILRNAFMGIRRFDDFQKSLGVTRHVLSDRLKRLVEYEILAKAPYFDRQERFEYRLTDKGFELYPIILSMANWADKWMDQGLGKPLEYRHKTCGHKFEPVMVCSVCREPLHAKQVQVSAGPGYFAYIEQKQKQA